A single Corallococcus silvisoli DNA region contains:
- a CDS encoding long-chain-fatty-acid--CoA ligase — translation MLEHYDAVATLADIPGLHARAIPEHTALIAEGRRVSYAALEERSNRVANALIAEGLPRQARVAVLGTDSESAYELLFGCAKAGMVMLSINWRLEASELAYIVQDSESELLFITPELTAMVEAFLPSCPRLRRVIVLDDASERYPVYPAWRDARPGRHEAIPVDKDQAVVQVYTSGTSGRPKGVVLSHGCFLDVIREVVRSGDELIHWKDGDITLLALPTFHVGGLWFGVHGLVNGATNVIMKVFTGASALELIEKHAITKVAFVPAMIRFMLSEPGSRTANLSSVDQLVYGGSPMPRPLLERAQGLFKCRFTQNYGLSETTNMAVFLPSAEHLDPTNPRLKSAGRPLRGVSVKILGPDGGALPPGQVGEIAFKTAGHMLEYWKLPEETRRTLVDGWLHTGDAGYVDEDGFVYVTDRIKDLIISAGENIYPAELERVLVQHEELADVAVIGIPDERWGELPIAIVVRRPGSTVSKADIMAFARKHLASFKMLRTVEFVDALPRNPSGKVLKRVLREPYWAGREKRVN, via the coding sequence ATGCTGGAGCATTACGACGCCGTCGCGACGCTGGCCGACATCCCGGGCCTCCATGCGCGTGCGATCCCTGAACACACCGCGCTCATCGCGGAGGGGCGCCGCGTCTCCTACGCCGCCCTGGAGGAGCGCAGCAACCGCGTCGCGAACGCGCTCATCGCGGAGGGGCTCCCGCGTCAGGCGCGCGTCGCGGTGCTGGGGACGGACAGCGAGAGCGCATACGAACTGCTCTTCGGCTGCGCGAAGGCCGGGATGGTGATGCTCAGCATCAACTGGCGGCTGGAGGCGAGCGAGCTCGCCTACATCGTCCAGGACTCCGAGTCGGAGCTGTTGTTCATCACGCCGGAGCTGACGGCGATGGTCGAGGCCTTCCTGCCATCCTGCCCCCGGCTGAGGCGCGTCATCGTGCTCGATGACGCCTCCGAGCGTTACCCGGTGTACCCGGCGTGGCGCGATGCGCGACCAGGACGGCACGAGGCGATCCCCGTCGACAAGGACCAGGCGGTCGTGCAGGTCTACACCAGCGGCACCAGTGGAAGACCCAAGGGCGTGGTGCTGTCCCATGGCTGCTTCCTCGATGTCATCCGCGAGGTCGTGCGCTCGGGTGACGAGCTGATCCACTGGAAGGACGGCGACATCACCCTGCTCGCGCTGCCCACGTTCCATGTCGGGGGGCTGTGGTTCGGGGTCCATGGGCTGGTCAACGGCGCGACGAACGTGATCATGAAGGTGTTCACGGGCGCCTCCGCGCTCGAGCTCATCGAGAAGCACGCCATCACCAAGGTCGCCTTCGTCCCGGCGATGATCCGCTTCATGCTGTCGGAGCCCGGCAGCCGGACCGCGAACCTGTCATCGGTCGACCAGCTCGTCTATGGCGGCTCGCCCATGCCCAGGCCGCTCCTGGAGCGAGCACAGGGGCTCTTCAAGTGCCGCTTCACGCAGAACTACGGCCTGTCCGAGACCACCAACATGGCGGTGTTCCTGCCCTCGGCGGAGCACCTGGATCCGACCAACCCGCGGCTCAAGTCGGCGGGCAGGCCGCTGCGGGGCGTGTCGGTGAAGATCCTCGGGCCGGACGGCGGCGCCCTCCCGCCCGGACAGGTCGGGGAGATCGCGTTCAAGACCGCGGGACACATGCTGGAGTACTGGAAGCTCCCCGAGGAGACCCGCAGGACGCTCGTGGACGGATGGCTTCACACCGGCGACGCCGGGTACGTGGACGAGGATGGCTTCGTCTACGTCACCGACCGGATCAAGGACCTGATCATCTCCGCGGGAGAGAACATCTATCCGGCGGAGCTCGAGCGCGTCCTCGTCCAGCACGAGGAGCTCGCGGACGTGGCGGTGATTGGAATCCCCGACGAACGCTGGGGTGAGCTGCCCATCGCGATCGTGGTGCGTCGCCCCGGATCGACGGTGAGCAAGGCCGACATCATGGCGTTCGCGCGCAAGCACCTCGCGAGCTTCAAGATGCTGCGGACGGTGGAGTTCGTCGACGCACTGCCGAGGAACCCGAGCGGCAAGGTGTTGAAGCGCGTCCTGCGCGAGCCGTACTGGGCAGGCCGAGAGAAGCGCGTCAACTGA
- a CDS encoding acyl carrier protein: MNSLLGLRDRLTAAPPSARATLLVESILRTLGDELGVDERELHPRSRFENLGVDSKRALEFKELLEEELGCALRTTLLFDYPSPESLAAYVVSVAFGEAARSPSGGEEDSGASQDAAASEQQESIEEQLRKKLEKYEV, encoded by the coding sequence ATGAACTCGCTCCTGGGACTGCGCGACCGTCTCACCGCCGCGCCCCCGTCCGCGCGAGCGACCCTGCTCGTGGAGTCCATCCTGCGGACCCTCGGCGACGAGCTGGGCGTCGACGAGCGTGAGCTCCATCCACGGTCGCGCTTCGAGAACCTGGGCGTCGACTCGAAGCGGGCGCTGGAGTTCAAGGAGCTGCTCGAAGAGGAGCTGGGCTGTGCGCTCCGCACGACGCTCCTGTTCGACTACCCCAGCCCGGAGAGCCTGGCCGCGTACGTCGTGAGCGTCGCGTTCGGGGAGGCAGCGAGGTCCCCCTCCGGCGGCGAGGAAGATTCCGGAGCGAGCCAGGACGCAGCAGCGTCCGAGCAGCAGGAGTCCATCGAGGAGCAGCTTCGAAAGAAGTTGGAGAAGTACGAGGTCTGA